One Deltaproteobacteria bacterium DNA window includes the following coding sequences:
- a CDS encoding acetolactate synthase: MARLHGGRVVARALRAEGVSHLFTLCGGHIQAIYDGCLDEGIRVVDFRHEQSAAHAADGWARVTGRPGVAAVTAGPGVTDAVTAVANAQRAQIPMVLVGGQGARLLGPLGGQDRGGLQDMNHVELLRAVSKWSVSVPETRRLGEYVQTAFRVATSGVPGPVFLEMPLDVLMGGCEDAEAVAYEGYRTEARPMGDPEHVERASALIRGAEHPLLIVGSQWRWSKHPQALARFLDAVPMPAFLNGLARGALPPDHRCYLKHARSKALSRSDCVIVFGTPLDFRLGYGDKIPPTAKVIQVDLDGAEIGRNRKVDVGIVGDTGHVLGQLAGALDGCPGWSAWLGEVQGIESELVAKIRAECAQESDPINPLRLCAEVNHFVDPKTIVVGDGGDFVATAAYVLDVEGPGSWMDPGPLGTLGVGPGYAMAAKLALPEHQVVIMFGDGSFGLNGMEFEAMARQGIKVVGIVGNDACWTQIYRGQSMIYGPTRTPATRLSYTRYDKVVEGLGGHGEYVERPNQLRPALERAFAADKPALVNVKMGQSDFRRYAVSV; encoded by the coding sequence ATGGCAAGGCTTCATGGTGGACGCGTCGTCGCGCGCGCGTTGAGAGCGGAAGGCGTCAGCCACCTTTTCACGCTGTGCGGCGGACACATTCAGGCGATCTACGATGGCTGCCTCGACGAGGGGATTCGCGTGGTGGACTTCCGCCACGAGCAGTCCGCCGCTCACGCTGCCGACGGCTGGGCGCGCGTGACCGGGCGCCCGGGAGTCGCCGCCGTGACCGCGGGACCCGGGGTCACGGACGCCGTCACGGCGGTCGCCAACGCGCAGCGCGCGCAGATACCGATGGTCCTCGTCGGCGGCCAGGGTGCCCGCCTCCTCGGGCCGCTCGGCGGGCAGGACCGCGGTGGGCTCCAGGACATGAACCACGTGGAGCTGCTGCGCGCGGTGAGCAAGTGGTCCGTCTCCGTGCCCGAGACGCGGCGCCTCGGCGAGTACGTCCAGACGGCCTTCCGCGTGGCGACGAGCGGGGTCCCGGGGCCCGTCTTCCTGGAGATGCCGCTCGACGTGCTGATGGGCGGTTGCGAGGACGCCGAGGCCGTGGCCTACGAAGGCTACCGGACGGAAGCGCGGCCCATGGGCGACCCGGAGCATGTGGAACGCGCGAGCGCGCTCATCCGCGGCGCCGAACACCCGCTGCTGATCGTCGGCAGCCAGTGGCGCTGGTCGAAGCACCCGCAGGCGCTGGCGCGGTTTCTCGACGCCGTCCCGATGCCTGCCTTTCTCAACGGTCTGGCCCGCGGGGCCCTCCCGCCCGACCACCGGTGCTACCTCAAACACGCGCGCTCGAAGGCGCTCAGCCGCTCGGACTGCGTGATCGTCTTCGGCACGCCGCTCGACTTCCGCCTGGGGTATGGGGACAAGATCCCGCCCACGGCGAAGGTGATCCAGGTCGACCTCGACGGCGCCGAGATCGGGCGCAACCGGAAGGTCGACGTGGGCATCGTCGGGGACACCGGGCACGTCCTCGGGCAGCTGGCGGGCGCCCTCGACGGCTGCCCGGGCTGGTCCGCGTGGCTCGGCGAGGTGCAGGGCATCGAGTCGGAGCTCGTCGCCAAGATCCGCGCGGAGTGCGCGCAGGAGAGCGATCCCATCAACCCGCTGCGGCTCTGCGCCGAGGTGAACCACTTCGTCGATCCGAAGACGATCGTCGTTGGCGACGGCGGGGACTTCGTGGCGACCGCGGCCTACGTCCTCGATGTGGAGGGTCCTGGAAGCTGGATGGACCCCGGGCCACTCGGTACGCTCGGTGTCGGACCCGGCTATGCGATGGCGGCGAAGCTCGCCCTACCCGAACATCAGGTCGTGATCATGTTCGGGGACGGCTCCTTCGGTCTGAACGGCATGGAGTTCGAGGCCATGGCGCGCCAGGGGATCAAGGTGGTCGGCATCGTCGGAAACGACGCCTGCTGGACGCAGATCTATCGCGGCCAGAGCATGATCTATGGACCGACCCGCACGCCCGCCACCCGCCTCAGCTACACGCGGTACGACAAGGTCGTGGAGGGGCTCGGAGGCCACGGAGAATACGTGGAGCGCCCGAATCAGCTGCGGCCGGCGCTCGAGCGCGCGTTTGCCGCCGACAAGCCAGCGCTCGTGAACGTGAAGATGGGACAGAGCGACTTTCGCCGCTACGCCGTCAGCGTGTAG
- a CDS encoding TIGR04563 family protein has translation MAGSDKRKQSLYFPEEMLKEIQEEANRQDRSLSWIVQKAWKIARKEIMKYPSVNEFPGAEDEKEEHGD, from the coding sequence ATGGCTGGATCGGACAAGAGGAAACAGAGCCTGTACTTTCCCGAGGAGATGCTGAAGGAGATCCAGGAAGAGGCAAACCGCCAGGACCGGTCGTTGTCCTGGATCGTGCAGAAGGCCTGGAAGATCGCCCGCAAGGAGATCATGAAGTACCCGTCGGTCAACGAATTCCCCGGCGCCGAGGATGAGAAGGAAGAGCACGGCGACTGA
- the queD gene encoding 6-carboxytetrahydropterin synthase QueD has protein sequence MRLIRKFRLECAHRLPRLPEGHKCWRLHGHSYVVEVTVEGPVDPVEGWVMDFDRMDGAFAAVHEALDHRYLNEVPGLANPTSENLARWIWERLREDLPLVEVRVDETCDAACVYRGGE, from the coding sequence GTGAGACTCATCCGTAAATTCCGTCTCGAATGCGCCCATCGCCTTCCGCGGCTGCCCGAGGGGCACAAGTGCTGGAGGCTGCACGGGCATTCGTACGTCGTGGAGGTCACTGTCGAGGGGCCCGTCGATCCGGTGGAGGGCTGGGTGATGGACTTCGACAGGATGGACGGAGCCTTCGCCGCGGTGCACGAGGCGCTGGACCACAGGTACCTGAACGAGGTGCCGGGCCTCGCGAATCCCACGTCCGAGAACCTCGCGCGCTGGATCTGGGAGCGCCTGCGGGAGGACCTGCCGCTCGTGGAGGTGCGCGTGGACGAAACCTGCGACGCGGCGTGCGTCTACCGGGGAGGGGAGTAG
- a CDS encoding helix-turn-helix transcriptional regulator has translation MTRAQRRRQESRSRLMSASRKVFSELGYHAASVADILSAAGMARGTFYLYFPSKRAVFEALLDEMFVHIAQAVRRVSTEVGAEPPLEQMYWNVRRLVDAVETHRELTVILLREAGGIDADFDRKLDRFYDRICALIQSGLVDGQARGLVRRCDVRLVSYLVLGSLKEAMLRFLAAEQPMDREELVREILTYVLHGIFTGPADAATR, from the coding sequence GTGACGCGGGCTCAGCGCCGTCGGCAGGAGAGCCGTTCCCGGCTGATGAGCGCCAGCCGCAAGGTCTTCAGCGAGCTGGGCTACCACGCCGCTTCGGTGGCCGACATCCTGTCGGCCGCCGGGATGGCTCGGGGAACCTTCTACCTATACTTCCCGAGCAAGCGGGCCGTCTTCGAAGCGTTGCTCGACGAGATGTTCGTGCACATCGCACAGGCCGTCCGTCGCGTGAGCACCGAGGTTGGTGCCGAACCGCCGCTCGAGCAGATGTACTGGAACGTCCGGCGACTCGTTGACGCCGTCGAGACGCACCGCGAGCTCACGGTCATCTTGCTTCGCGAGGCGGGGGGCATCGACGCGGACTTCGATCGGAAGCTGGACCGGTTCTACGACCGCATCTGCGCGCTCATCCAGAGCGGTCTCGTCGACGGGCAGGCGCGGGGGCTCGTGCGTCGGTGCGACGTACGCCTGGTGTCCTATCTCGTGCTGGGCAGTCTCAAGGAGGCCATGCTGCGGTTTCTGGCCGCCGAGCAGCCGATGGATCGTGAGGAGCTGGTTCGCGAGATCCTGACCTACGTCTTGCACGGCATCTTCACGGGACCTGCCGACGCGGCTACACGCTGA